CAGAATTGTCTCCTGTGTTCTGAGATACCTAGACAACTTTGCCTGGGCACACTTCTGATCCCTGGCCTTTGTGGTATCTGGTATCTTCAGACAGAGATGAGAAGTTGTGGCCCAGCGTCCATTGGCAGGGATGGCAGGTGTGCGGATGGCCTCCATAGCTGGACACAGCCTGTCAGGAGGCAGGTATCGTCTCATGGCAGCTAATTGCACTTCAGGATAAACAGAGCCTTTTCTATCCCAGCTTGGTGAAGCTCTGGTCTCAGAGCTTTGGGTTGTTGGAAGCTGTTTGAATTGTAGGGTAATCCCAGGCACCCCCAATGAACTGTCCAAATGATTAGGGGGAGGGTTGGTATTGAGGGTGGAGGTTAGAGTTTGGGAGTTCTGTCTGCCAGCACTTCAAGACCTAAGCAAAACTGGCTGTGAGTGTGGGAGATGAAAGTGTTAAGGGTCAAAGATAAGATGTCATACCAGACACCCAGGAAGTGTTAGGAGGGTGTGTTGGGAAGTGTTATATAGGCCAGATGAGGGGCTTTTACTCAGTGGGTAGATAACCCTCTTCTGGTGCTGGGAGAGCTGGGGGTGTAAGGATTCCTGAGCTCTGTGGGCATCCTTTCTGGCCAAGTTCTACACTGTACCTAGTCTTCAGTAGGTAGCATGAAAGTCCCTCTGACCCCACTCTGGGTCAGGGACAAGTGGAGGTGGATCTGTGGAGCTGCCCAGGAGCTGTGGTTGTGTTTCATGCTTGGGTCTTAGAGTTGGGTAGGTATTGGGCTGAGAAGGAGATTCTGGGAAAAGATCAGATTTGGATCAGAtgagggaacaggaagcaaaaggaGTACTTCCTGTGTGGAGGACTCCAGGTCAAGTGCTTCATGCTGAAAGTGTTTCatgcttcctccctctccctcccagtcCATGAGGCCCCAGACAAGGTTGTACCCAGTTTTTTCACACTCAGGCTTTATTGAAGCAGCAGGCACTAACAGATAAGTTACAGATGTGTAGTCTCAGGTATTCTCCACTATGGCTCACCTACAGTCTCGTCTCCCAGCCCAGCACCAGACTCCCATCCCTTCTCTACCCATTGCAAATAATTTCTGAGACCCCTCCAAGCCCATTTTCTTCAGCTCCAACCCCAGGAAAAGATGGAGCCCCAGAAGTTGCCCTTGGTCTTCTGACATGATTTCCATCCTTCTATGGAGATGacaactcttctttttttttttcttttttctttttttgttttgtttttcaagacagggtttctctgtgtagctttgtgcctgtcctagaactcactctatagcccaggctgccttgaactcatagagatccgcctggctctgcctccagagtgctgggattaaaggcgtgtgccaccaccaaccaccaccaccaccaccaccaccacctggctgacaaCTCTTCTTAAGGCTTCCTTGAACTTTGAGAAATCACTTTGCTCAGTAGTACAGTCCTCTGGTGGATCTGAAGGCTGGAGAAACACATGATTAAAATCATcttcacaggggaaaaaaaaaaaacaaaggaaacttGCCTTCCCAGCCACGGGGAAGTAActcagggagacacacacacacacacacacacacacacacacacacacacacacacacacacacacgctccctCTGTCTGAGCAAGCGTAGGGAACCACCTATGACACTGAGATCTAGAGTCTGAGGACCAGAGCTGTGGGAAGGAAGCAAAGAATGTGATGCAGATCCCACGTGCTATCCCAAATAAGGTCACGAGGGTGAGCAAACAGGGATCTGTGGGACCATGCAAGCAAAGGGCAAAGAGAGCACAGCTCAGTCATGTCTCTACATGTTCCCCCACACTGCAGTCTCCTCACGGCTCCCCAAGGGGCTCTTCAGCCCAGAAGAGGCCTCAGGGTGTAGCAACCTGGAACGGGCTTGGTTTTCCTTTGTCCAGCTGAGTTATTGACCAACCTATTTGACCTGTCTCAGACCTGTCCCACATGGATCCTGGGTAGGACACAGGCAGAGGCCCCCCAGAAGTATCCTTGAattgaccccctcccccaactccataCAGTTTTCCACTCACTCTTCAACCTGTCAATGAGGAGATTTCTTTTGGCTTTGAGATGATCCCAAAGGATACCTGTATGGCTTGACTCCCCCACCTTGGAAGAGGCAAGTAGTGTTCAAAGACCTCTGTCTCTCTGGATCCCGCGCTGTTGTGCAAGCAAACGGAGTCTTGGGTTCCCCTAAAAGCAAGCAGCAACTTCCAGCTTTATGCAGATTTCTGTGTGGAGTTTCATGTCCTTGCAAATTTTTGTTGAGTGTGGGTCCTGCTTGTCATATCTATCAGACAGCTCCTTCAGGGCAGAGGTAAAGTCCTTTGTAAACTTTCCATAGCAAAGCTCCCGAAACAGGTAGGGGCCCTGGGGTGGTGGGTCTGCACCGAAGAATACTAGCAGACACCCTCCTCACCCACCCCTGCTCACCCTGGACCAAAGACCTTACAGGAGACTTGTGGatcctgcaggctgtgcagtggaggcaatggataccttCATCTTCCCTTGGAATGGCTATGTTGGGATGGTGTCTGGAGAGCCTGGCAAAGTTCAGCACTTGACACTGACTTGTCTATTGACCAAGCCAAAGGTTCTGTTCTCCAGTCCTCAgcatttctcatttttatctcCACCCTGTTTGCTGATCAAGGCAATCCCTCTCTCCCCATTCAGCTGTGGTCATAAAGGTCAAAGGCATTAGATGCTTCTTACCTTACTGGTGTTCTGGGGTCTACTGAAGTAGCCCCACAAATAAGAGAAGTTGGTTGTGAAGGGTCACAGGCGTGAGTGTGTGGTGATAGATGGAAAGTCAGACCTACGTGGTAAGTCTTCTAGTCCTCAGGCAGTTCTTGCTCAATATCAGCACAGAGAGTCATGTGATTTTTCTGGAGAGCCAATGGCAGTTGCTCTGGAGAGCAATACCTTCTCGTTGGGGCACAATGGCTTTCTGACCCCCAAAGTACAAAAGtcaggaacacacagagatgcataGTCTCAGAGGTGACTCGCTGCCAACCTTTCAGTGGAAGGGCACCTTCAAATGCGCATATGAGTCTAAGGAAATGTAGATGCCACTTATCAGTTATCCATGGCTTCTGAAGAAGACAGAGGGGACCTTATTGCTCCATGGATTCTTCTCTTTGCTGAGATTTGGGATTGCTCTAaggatttttatttgcattgcaAATGGTGCCATGGTCTTTTTGCCTGAAGCAGATGTCTGGCTGGAACGGAGCCATCATGCTGTATAGGCTGGAGCACAGGGATCGGTGGGTGATCACTGCATCCTAGCACCTGCAGGTCCCACTGCCCAATCCCCAGCTTTGGGCACACACTCACTTCCTGGTGGTCCTTAGAAGAAACACAGGGTAACAAATTGGGGATAAGATCTTCAGCCTGGTTGTCAAGCCAAGATAAgataactacatttttttttagccCCAAGGCTGTGGATTTTAGTAGGAAATACCAGTGAGAGGCAAAATTTAATGGCAAAATAAAAACCTATTAAGAAAAGTGTCACCTTATAGCTATGCCCCAACATACACCAAACTGACATTCTGACTGCTAAAGATTAAGATCACCCATTTGGGGGAAAGTTGGGTGAATATGCTGAGCTCTGACCCCTgtggtttggtttcttttctctgaaCAGTTAGTCTATTTGCTGATTTACTTTAAGTGGTTGAGGCCCCAAGTGTGAGGACAGAATAGGGACACAGAGTCCATGGTCTCAAAGGGAGACAGTAGTTTTGCTGGATGCTAGGGTTGACTTGTTTAGATAGTGACCACCAGCCCCAGAAGCCCCTTATTTCCTAGAAAGGATGACACCCCTTCTCTGGGCCAGGTCTGTGAACCGGTTACTTCGACTTCCTGGTGAACCCTAAGTCCTTTCTCTGGAGCAGAAACTCTTGAGCACCCTAGAAGTTCTACCAAGGCATATGAGTACTGTTCCCAGGCCTTGATCTTACCTCCCTCTGACCATGACAGCATTGGCCCTCATCAATTCCCTACCTCAGGAGCCACCCTACCACCCCCTACCGCCCCAATTCCTCCCCTCTTAAAAATAAACCAGATAACCACACAAACACAAGtttgaataatttattattaGGGTAATAGACATCCTGAATAAATACAGTTGTgagcttaaataaataaataaataaatattttttttaaaaaacgtataaatatataaataaatattactggTCCCTATCAATAGAAAATATCCCTCATTTGTCCCTGGCTGCTGTGACAGAGTCAGCATTTTCAGAGAAGGTCTGTACTGCCCCCCGATGTCGCTGTGGCCCGTCCTTGGTCCCTTCGAGGCAGAACTCCTGCTTTCCTGGCTCATGTTACAGGAGCAAAAGCTGCAATCTGAGAGGTTGGATCCGAGCTGCCCTGGGCCGCCTCATTTCTGGACTGGCTTCCAGCAGTCAAAGGGAATGGTGGCCAGAAAGTCTTTGAGGTTGTCTACGAAGTCGTCATATGTGGTGATGTGTGTCTTACAGTCACTTCTCTGAAGGgaataaggaagaagaaaaaaacaaaagcacttgAGTCCAGGTGAGTGGAtgacacaggaagtagctgtgTAGTTCTTTGTACCACTGAGAACTCAGAGGATCAGGTGACTATACTGCTGCCTGGGGCATGCACAGATCTGCCAATGGCATCCAGGGACTGTGCCCTGACAGAAGGCCTGCCCCGTCTGTAGATTCATGGGGCGGCCTCTTTGGTTCCAGGTGAGAGGCAGGCGGCCAGCTGGAGGCATCTCCTTGCCTCTTAAGAAAGCACAGGACTTACTCTtccatgaggaaaagaaaaggggaatattTGGGGTGTCTGCCCATTCTAGGAGCCCCATCCCTGTATCCATGGAATATGGGCACCCCACAGGAAAGCCCTGTCAGGAAGTGGTGCCTAGGTGCTAGCTCTTCTGGGCTTGGACAGGCTCTGAGTTTCCTCGGGCTTGCCTCACCTCTGACCTCACGACTGATAATGACATGTATGACAAGGGCGGGTGGTTCCTGCTCCTGCCGGGAGCAGCAGGCTCTGCTGATCCTCCGCTTCGCCTCTGGGGATGAACGGGAGCCATGGCCTGTTCTTGAGGGGCTCCTGTGACCTGTCCAATGACACTTGTCAGGATCCCTCCTCACTGGCCTCACCCTCCCAGACTGAAACAGTCCTGCTTTGGGACCCTAATGCTGTGTACTCACCAGGATTGTGGAGCAGTTCTGGTAGTGGCTGGCTATCATTTTCAAGGTGCCCTTGAGTTTGGTGAGGTTGCCCCGTAGGCCCTTCTCATATAACTGCAGGCGTTCCTGCACACATTTCTGCGAGAAGTATCCATTCATTGATAAGCAAAGGCCAAGTGCTCACAGAATACAGGCTACTTTCTCTGCACTCCTTTATGTTCCCACCGAGTGGTACAGGGTCTAGTCATAACACTGACCActgcccttctccctgcctgGCCCAGGCTACTCTCAGCTGTCCCAGCCACATTCTACAGCCTGTTACCTCAAGAGATTCCCAGTTCCAAGCCCCCTAACTTTGCAAGCGAAGGCTGCTTGATACTATTCTAGGAGAAGGGGCTGGACAGAGTGGGGAAATCCCCCAAGCCTCTTTGTGGGCAAGCCTTGTTCCACAAACCCCTCTGTACCCCTCTGTCGTCAATATCCTCTCTCCATGGCCAAAAGGCACAGTGAAGACTTCAAGGTAAACAAGACCATCTCATAAAGTGACTCTCACTTTCCCATCATCCCCTGCAGGTCCCCTGACCTTTGAATGTTAGTTCTGCCCAAACTTATTGCTCAGTTGATAAAAGACTGCACATGACTGCCCGCCACAGGGGCATGGCTATGGATGATAAAAGCGTGCACATGACTGCCGCAGAGGAATGGCTATGGACATCTTGACTACCCAGACTCTGCCCCCTCCGCCCAGCAGTCAGCTGATGGGAGTTAAGACAACCTTGCAAAGGGCTATTTAAAACAGCTCTGCAGGGACCCTGGGAAGCTCCATCAGAGAGAAGCAGCTTACCTGGACAGAGAACTCTTCAGAGACAATTTCTACATCTTCGTCCTGTAAAAGGAAAGTGCCATGTTACCAAGCTGACAGGCGGGGGCCAGCAGGTGGTCTGGGAACAGCCaaactctctctccctcactcaccTCCATGTCAGGCGTGTTATCCAGGAGGACCAGGGCTTCTTGGATGGCATTGACATGATTCCAGGGCTGGGTGACAGGGGCGGGTGAGCGAGTGGGAGCAGAAAAGCTACAGACCACAATGCCAAGGAAAAGTAAGATCTTCAGCCACATCCTCCCCAGGACCTTAGCCTTTCTCTCTGAGTACTGGGCTCACTGCAGAAGAGCTCTTATATACACAGTTAGAGGAAATGATTAATGGTGACCACAGAACTCCAGGGGGGCGGGGGAACTACCTGAGTTGTGGAATCTCCTGGCCCTTATCAGCTACACATGGGGCCAGTGA
This Peromyscus maniculatus bairdii isolate BWxNUB_F1_BW_parent chromosome 8, HU_Pman_BW_mat_3.1, whole genome shotgun sequence DNA region includes the following protein-coding sequences:
- the Csf2 gene encoding granulocyte-macrophage colony-stimulating factor, with translation MWLKILLFLGIVVCSFSAPTRSPAPVTQPWNHVNAIQEALVLLDNTPDMEVSEGERDEDVEIVSEEFSVQKCVQERLQLYEKGLRGNLTKLKGTLKMIASHYQNCSTILRSDCKTHITTYDDFVDNLKDFLATIPFDCWKPVQK